A stretch of DNA from Arachis hypogaea cultivar Tifrunner chromosome 19, arahy.Tifrunner.gnm2.J5K5, whole genome shotgun sequence:
CATTTTGATGACGTTGATATTACATCCAACTAAGTTGGTGAACACTGACGATAATGTGGTAGTATTTAATACATTATTCTTGTTGATTCATAGCATTGAGGCTATAtattttgtgaattttatatCTATTCAATATTATACTCTtgcgttgattttaattaatggcAAGAAGGAAGTGATCTGAATTATAGGCTTTCtgacctgtttttttttttttttaattgttgtgATTGTCGTGAATCCTAATAATGCAAGTAGAGCAGGTATTGTTTTGCTCATTCTTGGATTCAGCCTGACCTGActgtattaaattaattttctcCTCTTTGATGAGTGAAATGGGAATTTTGTCTTTTGCATATTTGTTTTCTCCCTCTTGGGGGATTGTTGATTTCTTATTTAGTTATTCCCTTTATTAAATCCCCTTATCACGGGATCTGGGATCTGTTAAACCCTTTACATACCAGTAGGCAGTAGCTTTTGAGTTCAGCTGATTTTAGTGACTGACACTAATTTTATCGTAGTGCTTACCTGGTATTATTTAGTTGTTTTGAGTAGCATGCGAGTTAATTCGTTTATACCTGTTTACAGTCCTATGTTTTAGTCATACTATATATCTTGATATTTGTCCTAATGGGGACACTGGTGGATGGAAATTTGTTGAAGGTAGAAAAAAATCTGCATTTTCCTTGTAAGTTGTAGTACATTCTCTTTATCATCTAGTCATAGCATGATTTAGTATCTCCCACAGTTTTCCTCCTTTACTCCTTTTGCTTCCCTCGTTTATTCCTTCCATCAGTGTCTCTCCGATAGTTTTCCTAACAGACCATTATGCTGGGCTAAAGTCTACTCAATGATGCAAGTTGCTTGGAATAGCAACATTTTTTGGCCATTGCTGTTGTCATTCTTTCAACTTTCGGTTTGATATAACCGCCAATAACTTATTCTTAGGAAAAGCTAGCTGAATCATTGGGTTGTGGGAATCATCCAGTCAAATATTTGATAGTGAACTTTTGACAATATATATCTTCCATCTGATATTCATGCATAATTTTCCAGAGCTTGGATGTGTGAGTGGCAAATCAAAGTCATTATACGGAAGAGATGGTCATTTGGGCATAACACTGGTTAAATTTACTGGGGATCAATCAGGCCTTAAGGGGGCCACGCAGCTTGCAGAACACTTTGAGAAGGAAAAGCATGGGCGCAAAGATTGGGCCCGTGTACAGCCTGTCATAACATTTGGGAAGGAGGATGAGAACAATCCAAACCTTGTAAAGGTGGATGAGAAAAAAGGAGATAAAAGGAGGGTGTTGTATGGCTATCTAGGAACTGCTTTTGATCTTGACAAAGTTGATTTTGACACAAGGAAGAAGGCAGTCATAGAGAGCAGGAGAGAATACAAACAATCCGTGTAGTTTCTATGAATTATACATGGAATAGCAGtgcacttgaatgaaagaattgTGGCTTCTTCTGGAAAAAAGTCTTTCCAGTTGAATGATAATTAGTCCTGATTCTTGAAGATGATAAATGCTGAATGTTATGTTATGTTGTATTGATCGTTTTCCAAGGCTGCAATAGGATGCCAAGTTGCcatcattttttatttagttcCCGGTGGTATATTCTTAATACTATTGAAGCATTAGGAAGATGTGTTTGCCTTTTCACCATTTGACACCGTGGAATGCACTCAATTTTAAGTCAAATGTTCGGAATTTTTAGACTTAGTATTGTCCTATCTTTTCCCCATGTTGGACGGGAACTGTTTGCTTTCGTTTTTGTTACCCATTTTGGTCATAATGTCATGGAAATTATTAGCTATGATTTCCCAGCCAATTTCTAGTTGATTTGCTTGCATGAATCCCTCTAATCACCTTAACCCTAgttgatttataatttaattttaatttttccttttacTTCAAATTCTTGGAGGTGGCATTGGGAGTATACACTGgtgatgatgaattgatgatgatgatgaatgatccTTGTAGTCTAGTTTTGCATTTTAAGCTTTCCCTAGATGAATCCAATGTATaaatggaatttttttttttttttttttggattctgTGGCTGTTATATAGAGTCGCCTTTATATAATGTGTTCAAATGTGTTAAAGGATTATACCAAGATCATTGCATGTTGTGGTGTTCCATGCatgcttattagttattactcGTCTACAAAGTGGTTTTTATTGGTTTTCCGTGTAACCCAGTTATTGCCACATGGTGCTTATGGAACAGCAAATTACACACACGTAGATAATGGGTAGGAAGATTATTTTAATCTATGAACAACAGTGATTGGTGTAGAGAAGGATCATCACCACAAGAGAAGGATTATTgttttttgtaatttatattcCTAAGGAGTCCAATTGGCCAATCTGGGTAAGTGGTTTCCCTACATCGGAGATGGACTTGGGCTATTATGTAATAGGTTTTAACCAATTATGGACTTGGGTTCTCCCCACTAACATGATCCAGTGCCCATGAATTCGTTATTACCATCCATCTATGTTAAATGAAgagattattttatcaattaaaatGACCGAAATTCACCGGAAGAAAAAATTTTAGATGATGTCATATAAATAAGTCTGTAAATCGCAATAATATGCGGCACTTTTtagcttttaaaaaatatatatgtatgttacgttgatttttcaaaaaataaaaagaaaatgtaaaatgtAAAGAGAGATGATTCTGACTTGTGAATCTCACATGTGTGTGTGACAGTGTGAGAGGTGGTGAATGATAGTGGCTTATCTGAAACAGGAACATTGCATTTGTACGCATGCCTGTGTCTGGTTGCAGGTTGCAGACACTGAGTTCCAGCACAATGTGTTTTGTTTTTTTAACCCTTTCAGATTAACTGCTTTAGATGCTGTTTCACTACACTTGCAcctctcttttatttttactttttctttttctgactCTTCCCATGTGGCGCTCACCACTCTTGTCTTGTCCCACACACTCCCCACCCACCCATTCTCTCTCTTGATCTCTCTTCGATTTCCGCGAAAGTTCTATTACCACTCCTTTGCAATACCCTCGTACTACCCTTCCACATTATACTATTCCATATTCTTGTATACGCAACTCGTTACACGCTGCTATTAATCATTGTATTTTGTGTGTatcttctatttttcttatttctttattCGTTATTCCATTCTGTTCTAATCTAATCTTGCCTCTTTTAAGGTTATCGCACATTTTTttccatatattttatttgcactaCATTCTTTGCTATTAtgacaatttttattattttagtacgACACAAGTATCTAACTGAATGCATCAAGGCTCAAGCTTAGTATATCCATAAATCGGGAATAAGTTGATACAACTCGTATTAGCTGGACTCTtacgtaattaattaattatacatgTTATCCATGCATGATGAAAATCTTAATTCCAGGTTTCAAGAGTTAATGGAAggaattaatagaaaaaaatagtgtAGCCTTTTTATCTTGTTAAACATCTTAATATTCAAAtcagacattttttattttaaaaagtttacaaGACGCATTAGCTTGACTATTACGTAACTAAAATTGATTATCGTACatggttaaaaattattaataccaGTTTTCAAGAGTTAATCAATGTAGTCAAAACGAAAGAAAATAGCAAAGCAGATGTATAATTAGTTACATAGTTATGAGTTGAGTATAGTATGTCTATGATATGATATAAGACTATTAAAAATCTGAGGTGATGGCATATGATAGATATGATAATACTACCAAAGTGGAAACATAGGTTTATCCTCATCCCATATTGTGCTTTTACCAAATTAACCCCACCCTCCATATCCTATTCATATGTAATGAAAGGAGCGTTCAAAATCAATCCGAACTGAATAAATAATAACTACTAGTTTTTTTTTGGAACTGAATTCTAATTCCAATTACATAAAATTAGGAATATTTGATGGAAGTGTACAGACTAAATGTTTGTTAGTTGCTtacattttactatttttttatactttCAGTGTTGCTCTAACACTTCTtgcaatttttagaattttttttaattaattaaaaaatcgaaaaaatcgaACCAAATTGAACTGCATAATTAAAATAACATTAGATTGAATGTGTTTTTGTCAAGATtccgaaccaaaccaaaaatCGCAAACCGAACACCCCTGATGCACCACCCCTCTACTACCTAGACTGTACACCAAGGCCTCCAATGCGCACTAGCCGCGCATTCTAGCACCGCCCCTCAACTACCTTTTTCAGGACACATAACCACGTGTCCCCGTCTCTTCCGTCCACGTCACCAACCTTCGTTGTTCcccaatttctctctctctctctctctaattccTACctttactctttctctctctctgtcACTTCTTTTCTCTTTCGTCGCTcgtcttctcttcttcttctccatcttccTGTTTCAGCCACTCCAATTAGGGTTTCCACAGTAAGTCGCAAAGCGCAGAAACAACTACCACGGCCATGGGGTCCATCCCCGATCCCGGCGAGCTGAGCGAGGTTGCTCCTCCGCCGAGCTTCGACGAGTTCCAGCGTCAGACCTCACTTATGACCAGCTGCACACTCCTCTGGAAGGAGCTCTCCGACCACTTCTCCTCACTTGAGAAGGACCTAGTCAGCAAATCAGAAGCACTCAAGCTCAAGATTCGCACCTTCGACAACCACACCGCTCAGTCCCTAAAACTCCTTGACCACCGCGAGTCCTCCATCGAGGGAAGCGTCCAGATCGCCCTCCGCAAACTCGACAACAACCGGACCGCTGCGCTCTCCGCTCTTACCGACTCTGACTGCGGCGACTCCGCCGCCGGCGATGGTGAGGTGGACAATGGCGAGGGCCTAGTGCTGAAGCTGAAGTCATTCTGCCTGAGAATGGATGCGGTAGGGTTTTGGATGTTCGTGATCGGGAAGAAGAAGGAACTGGAGGCGCTGAGGTCGGAGATGCCGGTGGCGCTGTCGGAGTGTGTGGATCCGGCGAAGTTCGTGCTGGAGGCGATATCGGAAGTGTTTCCTGTGGACAAGAGAGGAGGGGAGAAGGTAGGTAGCGGGGACCTAGGTTGGGCGTGCGTGCTGGTGCTGGAGTCGCTGATCCCGGTGGTGGTGGACCCTGTGATAGGGAAGTCGAGGTTGATGGTGACGCCGGCAGTGAAGGAGAGGGCGAAGGAGATCGCTGAGACTTGGAAGGCGAGCCTTGAAGAGAGGGGAGGGATCGAGAACGTGAAGACCCCTGACGTGCACACGTTCTTGCAGCACCTTGTCACCTTTGGGATT
This window harbors:
- the LOC112777222 gene encoding FRIGIDA-like protein 4a — translated: MGSIPDPGELSEVAPPPSFDEFQRQTSLMTSCTLLWKELSDHFSSLEKDLVSKSEALKLKIRTFDNHTAQSLKLLDHRESSIEGSVQIALRKLDNNRTAALSALTDSDCGDSAAGDGEVDNGEGLVLKLKSFCLRMDAVGFWMFVIGKKKELEALRSEMPVALSECVDPAKFVLEAISEVFPVDKRGGEKVGSGDLGWACVLVLESLIPVVVDPVIGKSRLMVTPAVKERAKEIAETWKASLEERGGIENVKTPDVHTFLQHLVTFGIVKKDDLDLYRKLVIGSAWRKQMPKLALSLGLADEMPDMIEELISKGQQLDAVHFTYEVGLVDKFPPVPLLKSYLKDAKKVASSILEDPNNAGRAATLAARKEQSALRAVIKCIEEYKLEDEFPPENLKKRLDQLEKVKTDKKKPVVVPANKRTRASNSNGGPMPPAKAGRLTNAYVSSFPAAPAFVRSPSHGQYPAALPAYPSPPHMYGSRSPPANPYAAYSPEPAPAMAGSYPAASMNYPAYGGYGNVMAPTYQQAYYR